A genomic region of Ewingella sp. CoE-038-23 contains the following coding sequences:
- the artQ gene encoding arginine ABC transporter permease ArtQ has translation MTELLPLASAAGMTVGLAVCALVLGLFLAMIFAVWESAPWKPVSWLGTAWVTILRGLPEILVVLFIYFGSSQLLVVLADGFNINLGLFQIPVKLPIDNFEVSPFVCGVIALSLLYSAYASQTLRGALKAVPQGQWESGQVLGMKKTAIFFRLIMPQMWRHALPGLSNQWLVLLKDTALVSLISVNDLMLQTKSIATRTQEPFTWYMIAAAIYLLVTLFSQFVIKRIELRTTRFERSAS, from the coding sequence ATGACTGAACTTCTACCTCTCGCAAGCGCCGCCGGGATGACCGTCGGCCTTGCCGTTTGTGCGCTGGTCCTCGGCCTGTTTTTGGCGATGATTTTTGCGGTGTGGGAATCTGCACCGTGGAAACCCGTCAGCTGGCTGGGTACGGCGTGGGTGACGATTCTGCGCGGCCTGCCGGAAATTCTGGTGGTGCTGTTTATCTATTTCGGCTCTTCGCAGCTATTAGTGGTGCTGGCCGACGGCTTCAACATCAACTTGGGCCTGTTCCAAATCCCGGTGAAGCTGCCTATTGATAACTTTGAAGTCAGCCCCTTTGTTTGTGGCGTAATTGCCCTCTCCCTGCTCTATTCGGCCTATGCTTCGCAGACCCTGCGCGGCGCGCTGAAAGCCGTGCCGCAAGGCCAGTGGGAATCAGGACAAGTGCTGGGCATGAAGAAAACAGCAATTTTCTTCCGCTTAATCATGCCGCAAATGTGGCGTCACGCCCTACCGGGCTTGAGCAACCAGTGGCTGGTGCTGTTGAAAGATACCGCGCTGGTGTCGCTGATTAGCGTCAACGACCTGATGCTGCAAACCAAGAGCATCGCGACCCGCACTCAAGAACCTTTCACTTGGTACATGATTGCCGCCGCGATTTATCTGTTAGTTACCCTGTTCAGCCAGTTTGTCATCAAACGCATCGAACTCCGTACCACCCGCTTTGAACGGAGTGCTTCCTGA
- a CDS encoding lipoprotein: MKYKTLAAAIPLVLTLSACTTVEPAFKDIGSRTAPCVDGGPDTVAQKFYDLRIKNGGSGLPNSSQLAQYRPYLSTGLYNALLKAQSERKVDIAATPNEKQGASDGDVFSSLFDGPTSAWVDDASTIPNTDARNIPLRVTMTHAKDNGANSTWKDEVLMVREGQCWTVDDVRYMADLDFASSGTLRQVLENQ, encoded by the coding sequence ATGAAATATAAAACACTTGCCGCCGCGATCCCCCTGGTGCTGACCCTCAGCGCATGTACTACGGTTGAACCGGCTTTTAAGGATATTGGCAGCCGCACTGCGCCCTGCGTTGATGGAGGCCCGGACACCGTCGCGCAGAAATTCTATGATTTACGCATTAAAAATGGCGGTTCTGGCCTGCCGAATAGCAGCCAGCTGGCGCAATACCGCCCTTACCTGAGCACCGGCCTGTATAACGCGCTGCTCAAGGCACAGTCTGAACGTAAAGTAGATATCGCCGCCACGCCGAATGAAAAACAGGGTGCTAGCGACGGCGACGTGTTCTCCAGCCTGTTCGACGGCCCGACTTCGGCCTGGGTTGATGATGCCTCCACTATTCCGAATACCGACGCCCGCAACATCCCGCTGCGCGTGACCATGACCCACGCCAAAGACAACGGCGCGAATTCAACCTGGAAAGATGAAGTGTTGATGGTGCGCGAAGGCCAATGCTGGACTGTCGACGACGTGCGCTACATGGCCGACCTCGACTTCGCCTCCAGCGGTACCCTGCGTCAGGTTCTGGAAAATCAATAA
- the artJ gene encoding arginine ABC transporter substrate-binding protein: MKKLLIAAVLASVTLSASAAENIRFAMEASYPPFEFVDSGNKIQGFDVDLANAVCKEIQANCTFTNQAFDSLIPSLKFRRFDAVISGMDITPDREKQVAFSTPYYENSALFIAEKGKFADLAALKGKRVGMQNGSTHQKYLMEKHPEITAVPYDSYQNAVLDLKNGRLDAVFGDTAVVNEWLKQNPNLSSVGDKITDKDYFGVGLGIAVRQNNTELLKKLNDGLAKVKADGTYQTLYSKWFQQ, translated from the coding sequence ATGAAAAAATTATTAATTGCTGCTGTTTTGGCGAGCGTCACTCTGTCTGCCAGCGCAGCTGAAAACATTCGTTTCGCGATGGAAGCCTCTTATCCTCCGTTTGAATTTGTGGACTCCGGCAACAAGATTCAGGGCTTTGACGTTGACCTGGCGAATGCCGTCTGTAAAGAGATTCAGGCTAACTGTACCTTCACCAATCAGGCGTTCGACAGCCTGATCCCAAGCCTGAAGTTCCGCCGTTTTGACGCGGTAATCTCCGGCATGGACATCACGCCTGACCGCGAAAAGCAGGTTGCCTTCTCCACGCCTTACTATGAAAACTCCGCGCTGTTCATCGCTGAGAAAGGTAAGTTCGCTGACCTCGCCGCGCTGAAAGGCAAACGCGTTGGGATGCAAAACGGCAGTACCCACCAGAAATACCTGATGGAAAAACACCCTGAGATCACCGCCGTGCCTTACGACAGCTATCAGAACGCCGTGCTGGATCTGAAAAATGGCCGTCTTGACGCCGTATTCGGTGACACCGCCGTGGTGAACGAGTGGCTGAAACAGAATCCTAACCTCTCATCCGTCGGCGACAAAATCACCGATAAAGACTACTTCGGCGTGGGTCTGGGCATTGCTGTTCGCCAGAACAACACCGAGTTGCTGAAAAAACTGAATGACGGACTGGCAAAAGTGAAGGCTGACGGCACTTACCAGACTCTGTATTCAAAATGGTTCCAACAGTAA
- the ltaE gene encoding low-specificity L-threonine aldolase, translating into MIDLRSDTVTRPSEAMRQAMAHAEVGDDVYGDDPTVNALQELAARLTGKEAALFMPTGTQANLVALLTHCQRGDEYIVGQKAHNYMYEAGGAAVLGSIQPQPLEMDADGSIPLDKVAAAIKPDDIHFARTRLLSLENTHSGKVLPLDYLQKAFEFTREKGLALHIDGARIMNASVALNVPLIEITQYCDTLTICLSKGLGTPVGSVLCGSREYITRANRWRKMTGGGWRQAGILAAAGIYALENNVERLKEDHDNAVWLEQQLRAIGVEIAAPGAQTNILYIKQSAELAAKLGPWMRERGVILSAGPLTRLITHIDISRADLQKVVSLWQDFLQHHAK; encoded by the coding sequence TTGATCGATTTACGCAGTGATACAGTGACTCGCCCGAGCGAAGCAATGCGTCAGGCTATGGCTCATGCAGAAGTGGGCGACGATGTGTACGGGGATGACCCGACGGTTAATGCATTGCAAGAATTGGCCGCCAGGCTTACCGGCAAAGAAGCCGCGCTGTTTATGCCGACCGGCACTCAGGCCAATTTGGTGGCTCTGCTGACCCACTGTCAGCGTGGCGACGAGTACATTGTCGGCCAAAAAGCCCACAACTATATGTATGAAGCCGGTGGTGCCGCCGTGCTCGGCAGTATCCAGCCCCAGCCGCTGGAGATGGACGCCGATGGCTCCATTCCTCTCGACAAAGTGGCTGCCGCCATCAAGCCGGACGACATTCACTTCGCGCGGACTCGTCTGTTGAGTCTGGAAAATACCCACAGCGGCAAGGTACTGCCACTGGATTACCTGCAAAAAGCCTTTGAATTTACCCGCGAAAAAGGGCTGGCGCTGCACATTGACGGCGCACGCATCATGAATGCCAGCGTCGCGCTGAACGTGCCGTTGATCGAGATAACCCAATATTGCGACACCCTGACCATCTGCCTGTCGAAAGGTCTGGGGACGCCGGTTGGCTCGGTGCTGTGCGGCAGCCGCGAGTACATTACCCGCGCCAATCGCTGGCGCAAGATGACCGGCGGTGGCTGGCGTCAGGCGGGCATTCTGGCAGCAGCGGGGATTTATGCGTTAGAAAACAACGTTGAACGCCTAAAAGAAGACCACGACAACGCGGTCTGGCTTGAGCAGCAGTTGCGGGCAATTGGCGTGGAAATCGCCGCGCCGGGCGCGCAGACCAACATTCTGTACATCAAGCAATCTGCCGAGTTGGCCGCCAAACTTGGCCCGTGGATGCGCGAGCGTGGGGTGATCCTCAGCGCCGGTCCGCTGACTCGTCTGATCACACATATCGACATTAGTCGGGCTGATCTGCAAAAAGTCGTGTCTCTGTGGCAAGACTTCCTGCAACATCACGCCAAGTAA
- a CDS encoding DUF2867 domain-containing protein — protein MPVSIPTTRVVVLGASGYIGQHLTSHLSQQGYQVTAAARRVEWLQQQKWPNVRCCFADVYNSKSLKEAFAGADVLVYLVHSMSEDDDLLEKERQAAQNTLLALKESSIKHIVYLGSMQPQASHSAHLQARKLTGDLLRRGDIPVTELRAGIVIGAGSAAFEVMRDMVYNLPILTPPRWVRSKSSPLALENLLNYLSGLIALPPQSHRHFDAGGPEYMSYQTLFERFIAISGKRRWLLPLPLPTSLISVYFLSLITSVPTPLAKALIQGLKHDLPADSAALRQLIPQKLITVNESIRATLAQEEQQVLNSSDWHYDADARARWRPGYGYYPKQAGFKLETTASKAALWQVIQQLGGKEGYFYANKLWRLRARIDDLLGGRVKYGRPDRPQLRLGDKIDGWKVIGLQPQRELSLLFGMKAPGLGRLTFTITDHGDSRSIDVRAWWHPAGFSGLLYWFSMMPAHQFIFRGMAKRIASLARQKDRCGL, from the coding sequence ATGCCAGTGTCAATACCAACCACAAGGGTCGTGGTGCTTGGGGCCAGCGGTTACATCGGCCAGCATCTGACTTCACATCTCAGCCAGCAGGGCTATCAGGTCACTGCGGCAGCAAGGCGCGTCGAGTGGCTACAGCAGCAGAAATGGCCCAATGTGCGCTGCTGCTTCGCGGATGTGTATAACAGCAAAAGTTTGAAAGAAGCGTTCGCAGGTGCCGACGTGCTGGTCTATCTGGTTCACTCCATGAGCGAGGATGACGACCTGCTGGAGAAAGAGCGACAGGCGGCGCAAAACACCCTGCTGGCGCTGAAAGAGTCCTCCATCAAACATATTGTCTATCTCGGCTCGATGCAGCCGCAAGCCAGCCACTCCGCCCATCTGCAAGCGCGAAAACTCACCGGCGACCTGCTGCGACGTGGTGATATTCCGGTGACGGAACTGCGCGCAGGCATTGTGATCGGCGCAGGATCTGCCGCCTTCGAAGTGATGCGCGACATGGTCTACAACCTGCCAATCCTCACGCCGCCGCGCTGGGTACGCTCGAAATCATCCCCGCTGGCGCTGGAAAACTTGCTGAATTATCTCAGCGGGCTGATTGCCCTTCCCCCGCAGTCACATCGCCATTTCGACGCGGGCGGCCCGGAATATATGAGTTACCAGACGCTGTTTGAACGCTTTATCGCCATCAGTGGCAAACGCCGCTGGCTGCTGCCATTACCTCTGCCGACGTCGCTGATTTCAGTCTACTTCCTGAGTCTTATTACCTCGGTGCCGACGCCGCTGGCGAAGGCGCTGATCCAGGGGCTGAAACATGATTTACCCGCCGACAGCGCGGCGCTGCGCCAGCTTATTCCGCAGAAACTCATCACGGTAAACGAGTCGATTCGCGCTACGCTGGCGCAGGAAGAGCAGCAGGTGCTCAACTCCTCAGACTGGCATTACGACGCTGACGCCCGCGCCCGCTGGCGTCCGGGTTACGGCTACTACCCGAAGCAGGCCGGATTTAAGCTGGAAACCACGGCATCTAAAGCTGCGCTGTGGCAGGTCATTCAGCAATTAGGCGGCAAAGAGGGTTATTTCTACGCCAACAAACTGTGGCGGCTGCGCGCCAGAATCGATGATTTGCTCGGTGGGCGCGTGAAGTATGGCCGACCGGATCGCCCGCAGCTGCGGCTGGGTGACAAGATTGACGGCTGGAAAGTGATTGGGCTGCAGCCCCAGCGCGAACTGTCGCTGCTGTTTGGCATGAAAGCGCCGGGGCTGGGGCGGCTCACCTTCACCATTACCGATCACGGCGACAGCCGCAGCATCGACGTCCGGGCATGGTGGCACCCGGCGGGCTTTAGCGGTTTGCTCTACTGGTTCAGCATGATGCCCGCTCATCAGTTTATTTTTCGTGGCATGGCGAAGCGCATTGCCAGCCTCGCCCGGCAAAAAGATCGCTGCGGCCTGTGA
- the poxB gene encoding ubiquinone-dependent pyruvate dehydrogenase → MKHTVASLLAKTLEEAGVKRIWGVTGDSLNGLSDSLNRMGTIEWMGTRHEEVAAFAAGAEAQLTGELAVCAGSCGPGNLHLINGLFDCHRNHVPVVAIAAHIPSSEIGTGYFQETHPTELFRECSHYCEMITHPDQLPQVLGIAMRKAILNRGVSVIVLPGDVALKPAPEDATAKWYPPQLPLVLPNLSEMEKLVEVLKGAKNITLMCGSGCAGAHDEVVKLAETLKAPVVHALRGKEHIEWDNPYSVGMTGLIGFSSGYHAMMNADTLILLGTQFPYRAFYPTDATIIQIDINPGSIGAHCQVDMALVGDIKTTLTALLPKLQEKSDRKFLDKALKHYQEARKDLDGLATMNDKQAIHPQYLAQQISRFADADAVFTCDVGTPTVWACRYLQMNGQRRLIGSFNHGSMANAMPQALGAQAIDRNRQVVAMCGDGGFTMLMGDFLTLAQQKLPVKIIIFNNSVLGFVAMEMKAGGYLTDGTELKNPNFAAMAEAAGIKGIRVEKASDVDAALQDAFAYEGPVLVDVVTATDELAMPPQIKLEQAKGFSLYMLRAVINGRGDEVVELAKTNWLR, encoded by the coding sequence ATGAAACACACCGTGGCTTCGTTGCTGGCAAAAACACTTGAAGAGGCTGGCGTTAAACGGATTTGGGGCGTCACCGGCGATTCCCTTAATGGGCTTAGCGATAGTTTAAACCGCATGGGAACCATCGAATGGATGGGCACCCGACATGAAGAAGTGGCCGCCTTTGCCGCCGGCGCGGAAGCCCAGCTGACGGGCGAACTGGCGGTATGCGCCGGCTCCTGCGGGCCGGGCAACCTGCACTTAATCAACGGTCTTTTTGACTGCCACCGCAACCACGTGCCGGTGGTGGCGATTGCCGCCCACATCCCTTCGAGCGAAATCGGTACCGGCTATTTTCAGGAAACTCACCCTACCGAGCTGTTCCGCGAGTGCAGCCACTATTGTGAGATGATCACCCATCCCGACCAGTTGCCGCAGGTGCTGGGCATCGCCATGCGCAAAGCCATTCTCAATCGCGGCGTGTCGGTGATAGTGCTGCCGGGCGACGTGGCGCTAAAGCCTGCACCGGAAGACGCGACGGCCAAATGGTATCCGCCGCAGCTGCCGCTGGTGCTGCCAAATCTGTCCGAAATGGAAAAGCTGGTGGAAGTGCTCAAGGGTGCGAAAAACATCACCCTGATGTGCGGCAGTGGCTGTGCCGGTGCCCATGATGAAGTGGTGAAACTGGCAGAAACCCTCAAAGCGCCGGTGGTTCACGCCCTGCGTGGCAAAGAGCATATTGAGTGGGACAACCCTTATAGCGTCGGGATGACCGGCCTGATTGGCTTCTCATCCGGCTACCACGCCATGATGAATGCCGACACGCTGATCCTGCTCGGCACCCAGTTCCCTTACCGCGCCTTCTACCCAACAGACGCCACTATCATCCAGATTGATATCAATCCGGGCAGCATTGGGGCGCACTGTCAGGTGGACATGGCGCTGGTGGGTGATATTAAAACCACGCTGACCGCACTGCTGCCGAAGTTGCAGGAGAAAAGCGACCGTAAATTCCTCGACAAGGCGCTGAAACACTATCAAGAGGCGCGCAAAGACCTCGACGGCCTCGCCACGATGAATGACAAACAGGCGATCCACCCGCAGTATTTGGCGCAACAGATTAGCCGCTTTGCTGATGCCGACGCGGTGTTCACCTGTGACGTGGGCACGCCAACCGTCTGGGCCTGCCGCTACTTGCAGATGAACGGCCAGCGCCGCCTGATTGGCTCCTTCAACCACGGTTCGATGGCTAACGCCATGCCGCAGGCACTGGGCGCACAGGCCATTGACCGTAACCGTCAAGTGGTCGCCATGTGCGGCGACGGCGGCTTCACCATGCTGATGGGGGATTTCCTGACGCTAGCGCAGCAGAAACTGCCGGTGAAAATCATCATTTTCAACAACAGCGTGCTGGGCTTTGTGGCGATGGAGATGAAGGCCGGGGGCTATCTGACCGACGGCACCGAGCTGAAAAATCCGAACTTCGCCGCCATGGCTGAAGCCGCGGGCATCAAAGGCATTCGCGTGGAGAAAGCTTCCGACGTCGATGCCGCGCTGCAAGACGCCTTTGCCTACGAAGGCCCGGTGCTGGTTGACGTGGTGACCGCCACCGACGAGCTGGCGATGCCGCCGCAAATCAAACTTGAGCAGGCCAAGGGCTTCAGCCTGTATATGCTGCGCGCGGTGATCAACGGCCGTGGCGACGAAGTGGTAGAACTGGCGAAAACCAACTGGCTGCGATAA
- a CDS encoding NAD-dependent epimerase/dehydratase family protein — protein MKVLVTGASSGLGRNAVEFLRNKGISVRATGRNAAMGSLLQKMGAEFVHADLTSLVSSQAKVLLADVDTLWHCSGMISPWGSEQEFELANVRATRRLGEWATAYGVENFVHLSSPAIYFDFHHHRNIKEDFRPNRFANSFARSKAAAEQVITTLALSNPQTHFTILRPQGVFGPHDNVLLPRLLQMLKYGGTLMLPRGGEALVDMTYVENAVHAMWLATQTQKTESGRAFNITNQQPRPLRTMVEHLMDALEMNYRIRSVPYPLLDMMARGMEKISKNSHKEPVLTHYSVAKLNFDLTLDTQRAQDELGYRPVISLDQGIIRTANWLRDHGRLQGLQGVGNKRD, from the coding sequence ATGAAAGTACTCGTGACAGGCGCCAGCAGCGGTCTTGGCCGCAATGCCGTAGAATTTCTGCGTAACAAAGGCATTAGCGTCAGGGCGACGGGGCGTAACGCTGCAATGGGCTCGCTGTTGCAAAAAATGGGCGCGGAGTTCGTCCACGCGGACCTCACCAGCCTGGTGTCATCGCAGGCCAAAGTACTGCTGGCAGATGTGGACACCCTGTGGCACTGCTCGGGGATGATTTCCCCATGGGGCAGCGAGCAGGAGTTCGAACTGGCCAACGTGCGCGCCACGCGCCGCCTTGGCGAATGGGCCACGGCCTACGGTGTCGAAAACTTCGTCCACCTCTCTTCGCCCGCGATCTACTTCGACTTCCACCATCATCGCAATATAAAAGAAGATTTTCGCCCCAACCGTTTTGCTAACTCCTTTGCTCGCAGCAAGGCAGCGGCCGAACAGGTGATCACCACGCTGGCGCTGTCCAATCCACAGACTCACTTCACGATTTTACGCCCGCAGGGGGTGTTTGGGCCGCACGACAATGTGCTGCTGCCGCGCCTGCTGCAAATGTTGAAATACGGCGGGACGCTGATGCTGCCGCGCGGTGGTGAAGCGCTGGTCGACATGACTTATGTGGAAAACGCCGTGCACGCCATGTGGCTGGCGACGCAGACCCAAAAGACCGAATCCGGCCGCGCCTTCAACATCACCAACCAGCAGCCGCGACCGCTGCGAACCATGGTGGAGCATTTGATGGACGCGCTGGAGATGAATTACCGCATTCGCTCGGTGCCCTATCCGCTGCTGGACATGATGGCGCGCGGCATGGAGAAGATCAGCAAGAACTCGCACAAAGAGCCGGTGTTGACCCACTACAGCGTCGCCAAGCTCAATTTCGATCTCACCCTCGACACGCAGCGCGCGCAGGATGAATTGGGCTATCGCCCGGTGATCTCACTCGATCAGGGCATTATCCGCACCGCCAACTGGCTGCGCGACCACGGCCGTCTGCAAGGTTTGCAGGGCGTCGGTAATAAGCGCGACTAA
- the artP gene encoding arginine ABC transporter ATP-binding protein ArtP, which translates to MSIQLNNINCFYGAHQALFDIQLDCPAGETLVLLGPSGAGKSSLLRVLNLLEMPRSGTLQIAGNTFDFTKKPDEKAVRELRQNVGMVFQQYNLWPHRTVLDNLLEAPIRVLGLSKDVAMKRAEKLLTRLRLTDYASRFPLHLSGGQQQRVAIARALMMEPQVLLFDEPTAALDPEITAQIVSIIRELAGTGITQVIVTHEVEVARKTASRVVYMENGRVVEQGDATCFTQSQTKEFASYLSH; encoded by the coding sequence ATGAGTATTCAACTAAATAACATCAACTGCTTCTACGGCGCACATCAGGCGTTGTTCGACATTCAGCTCGACTGCCCAGCCGGAGAAACCCTCGTGTTGCTCGGGCCAAGCGGTGCCGGGAAAAGTTCTCTTCTGCGCGTGTTAAACCTGCTAGAAATGCCGCGTTCAGGCACGTTGCAGATAGCCGGGAACACCTTCGATTTCACCAAAAAACCTGACGAAAAGGCGGTGCGTGAACTGCGCCAAAACGTCGGGATGGTTTTCCAACAATATAACTTATGGCCGCACCGCACGGTGCTCGACAACCTGCTTGAAGCGCCAATCCGCGTATTGGGTTTAAGCAAAGATGTCGCCATGAAGCGGGCAGAAAAGCTGCTGACCCGCCTGCGCCTGACTGACTACGCGTCGCGCTTCCCACTGCATCTTTCCGGTGGCCAACAGCAGCGCGTTGCCATTGCCCGCGCCCTGATGATGGAGCCGCAGGTGCTGCTGTTTGATGAGCCGACCGCCGCGCTGGATCCAGAAATCACCGCGCAAATCGTCAGCATTATTCGCGAACTGGCCGGTACCGGTATTACTCAGGTTATCGTGACCCACGAAGTGGAAGTTGCGCGTAAAACCGCCAGCCGCGTGGTTTACATGGAAAACGGTCGCGTCGTTGAACAAGGCGATGCCACCTGCTTTACCCAGTCGCAAACCAAAGAGTTTGCCAGCTATCTGTCTCATTGA
- the artM gene encoding arginine ABC transporter permease ArtM, giving the protein MWDYLPEVVKGLHTSLTLTIAALIVALLLALIFTVVLTLKVPVLSQIVKGYITLFTGTPLLVQIFLIYYGPGQFPSIREIPWLWDLLSQPWLCAMFALALNSAAYTTQLFAGAMRAIPSGQWQSCEALGMSKKQSLRILLPFAFKRALSSYSNEVVLVFKSTSLAYTITLMDVMGHSQLMYGRTYDVMVFGAAGLVYLCVNGLLTLMMRLIERRALAFERRN; this is encoded by the coding sequence ATGTGGGATTACTTACCCGAAGTTGTCAAAGGGCTGCACACCAGCCTGACGCTGACCATTGCGGCGCTGATCGTCGCGCTGCTGCTGGCGCTGATTTTTACCGTGGTGCTGACACTCAAAGTGCCGGTACTCAGCCAAATAGTGAAAGGTTACATCACGCTGTTCACCGGCACGCCGCTGCTGGTGCAGATCTTCCTTATCTATTACGGGCCGGGCCAGTTCCCCTCGATTCGCGAAATCCCTTGGTTGTGGGACTTGCTGTCACAGCCTTGGCTTTGTGCGATGTTTGCGCTGGCGCTGAACAGCGCGGCTTACACTACCCAGCTGTTTGCCGGTGCCATGCGCGCTATTCCGTCGGGTCAGTGGCAATCTTGCGAAGCACTGGGCATGTCGAAGAAACAGTCGCTGCGCATTCTGCTGCCGTTTGCTTTTAAACGCGCCCTGTCGTCCTATTCGAACGAAGTGGTGTTGGTGTTTAAAAGTACGTCGCTGGCGTACACCATTACCTTGATGGACGTGATGGGCCACAGCCAATTAATGTATGGCCGAACCTATGATGTGATGGTGTTTGGCGCGGCGGGTCTGGTTTATCTGTGTGTTAACGGCCTGCTGACGCTGATGATGCGCCTGATCGAGCGCCGCGCGCTGGCGTTTGAACGCCGCAACTAA
- a CDS encoding N-acetylmuramoyl-L-alanine amidase has protein sequence MKALWRNGGAMIAAIMLLTGCQTSPSSEQNLPYRLESQRQAQGADQRVRFLVIHYTAEDFHNALNTLTDEHVSAHYLIPAHPPVENGKPVAWQLVPESQRAWHAGASGWRGRTNLNDTSIGIELENKGYSRHLLGKHFYPFPPAQIDLLADLSQQIIQRYQIEPRNVVGHSDIAPLRKDDPGPLFPWRELAKRGIGAWPDAQRVRDNLAGRDPHQTVDKADLLAKLQQYGYPVTPDMNQAQQRRVIAAFQMHFRPADYRGEADAESDAIISALLQQYPAGN, from the coding sequence ATGAAGGCGTTATGGCGCAACGGCGGAGCGATGATTGCCGCCATAATGCTGCTGACGGGCTGCCAAACCTCGCCGTCTTCCGAGCAGAATTTACCCTATCGGCTAGAAAGCCAGCGCCAGGCGCAGGGCGCTGACCAGCGCGTGCGTTTTCTGGTGATCCATTACACCGCCGAAGATTTCCACAACGCATTAAATACGCTTACTGATGAGCACGTCAGCGCACATTATTTAATTCCGGCGCACCCGCCGGTGGAAAACGGCAAACCCGTGGCGTGGCAGCTGGTGCCAGAGTCGCAGCGCGCCTGGCACGCCGGGGCCAGCGGCTGGCGCGGGCGCACCAATCTCAATGACACCTCTATTGGCATTGAGCTGGAAAATAAAGGCTACAGCCGCCATCTGCTGGGCAAGCATTTTTACCCATTCCCGCCCGCGCAAATTGACCTGCTTGCCGATCTCAGCCAGCAAATTATCCAGCGCTACCAGATTGAGCCGCGCAACGTGGTCGGCCATAGCGATATCGCGCCGCTGCGCAAAGACGATCCGGGGCCGCTGTTCCCATGGCGTGAACTGGCGAAGCGCGGCATAGGCGCGTGGCCCGACGCCCAGCGAGTCAGGGATAATCTGGCGGGGCGCGATCCGCATCAGACAGTGGATAAAGCCGACCTGCTAGCGAAGCTTCAGCAATACGGCTATCCGGTGACGCCAGACATGAACCAAGCCCAGCAGCGGCGGGTGATTGCCGCTTTCCAGATGCATTTTCGCCCGGCGGATTATCGCGGCGAGGCCGATGCTGAATCTGACGCCATTATCAGCGCGCTGTTACAACAGTATCCGGCAGGGAATTAA
- the cdd gene encoding cytidine deaminase, whose product MHSRFLDAFATLPATLQTALEPLLSRDDFPAMLTADQVANVKAQTGLDDDALAFTLLPLAAACSLTPISHFHVGAVARGVSGNLYFGANMEFSGASMQQTVHAEQSAVTHAWLRGEAKLASITVNYTPCGHCRQFMNELNSGTELNIHLPDRDVATLGDYLPYSFGPKDLDITTLLMDKVNHGYQIAEQDALSQQALDACNQSHAPYSQSHSGVALETETGKIFAGRYAENAAFNPSLPPLQGALILLNLSGEDCLKIRRAVIVERHQPLVSQLDATRATLAALGCQQLTAITL is encoded by the coding sequence ATGCATTCTCGTTTCCTCGACGCATTCGCCACACTGCCCGCCACTCTTCAGACCGCACTCGAACCGTTGCTCAGCCGTGACGACTTCCCGGCCATGTTGACAGCCGATCAGGTCGCGAACGTCAAAGCGCAGACGGGCTTGGATGATGATGCATTGGCGTTTACCCTGCTGCCGCTGGCCGCCGCCTGCTCCCTGACGCCTATCTCCCATTTCCACGTGGGTGCCGTAGCGCGAGGTGTTTCTGGCAACCTGTACTTCGGTGCCAATATGGAGTTCAGTGGCGCTTCCATGCAGCAAACCGTGCACGCGGAGCAGTCTGCGGTGACGCACGCCTGGTTGCGCGGAGAGGCCAAACTGGCGTCGATCACCGTCAACTACACACCGTGCGGCCACTGCCGTCAGTTTATGAATGAGCTGAACAGCGGCACTGAGTTGAATATCCATCTACCGGACCGCGATGTCGCCACACTGGGCGACTACCTGCCCTACTCCTTCGGCCCGAAAGACTTGGATATCACCACGCTGCTGATGGACAAGGTCAATCACGGTTATCAGATTGCCGAGCAAGACGCCCTGAGCCAACAGGCTTTAGATGCGTGTAACCAGAGCCATGCACCTTATAGCCAGTCACACAGCGGCGTCGCGCTGGAAACGGAAACTGGCAAGATTTTCGCCGGGCGCTACGCGGAGAACGCCGCATTTAATCCGAGCCTGCCGCCGCTGCAAGGGGCGCTGATTTTGCTGAATCTGTCCGGTGAAGACTGCCTGAAAATCCGCCGTGCGGTGATCGTCGAACGCCACCAGCCGCTGGTCAGCCAGCTCGATGCCACCCGCGCCACCCTCGCCGCGTTGGGCTGCCAGCAATTAACGGCAATTACGCTGTAA